One Dreissena polymorpha isolate Duluth1 chromosome 9, UMN_Dpol_1.0, whole genome shotgun sequence genomic window carries:
- the LOC127844424 gene encoding ras-related protein Rab-31-like isoform X3: MSVREVKLCLLGESGVGKSSIVLRFVRDQYKENLESTIGASFMTKQVVLDGKTYIFQIWDTAGQEKYRSLAPMYYRGAAAAIVVYDVTREASFPAVRDWIRELQRAASGNIVLAIAGNKCDLSDLREVSKQKAKELAEELGAIFTETSALTSANIQTLFEEIASR; this comes from the exons ATGTCAGTAAGGGAAGTCAAACTCTGTTTGCTGGGG GAGTCGGGAGTTGGCAAGTCGAGTATTGTACTGCGCTTTGTGAGAGACCAATACAAGGAGAACCTGGAGAGCACTATAGG TGCCTCTTTCATGACGAAGCAGGTTGTGTTGGATGGTAAGACATACATCTTCCAGATCTGGGACACAGCGGGCCAGGAGAAG TACAGATCTCTTGCGCCTATGTACTACAGAGGGGCAGCTGCAGCAATTGTGGTTTACGATGTGACTAGAGAA GCATCGTTTCCTGCAGTGAGGGACTGGATTAGGGAACTTCAGCGGGCTGCATCTGGCAACATTGTCCTCGCGATAGCGGGAAACAAGTGTGACCTCTCCGACCTACGGGAGGTGTCCAAACAGA AAGCCAAGGAGCTTGCTGAGGAACTTGGAGCCATTTTTACTGAAACCAGCGCGCTGACGTCGGCCAATATACAGACCCTGTTTGAGGAGATAG CGAGCAGatga
- the LOC127844424 gene encoding ras-related protein Rab-22A-like isoform X2, whose translation MSVREVKLCLLGESGVGKSSIVLRFVRDQYKENLESTIGASFMTKQVVLDGKTYIFQIWDTAGQEKYRSLAPMYYRGAAAAIVVYDVTREASFPAVRDWIRELQRAASGNIVLAIAGNKCDLSDLREVSKQKAKELAEELGAIFTETSALTSANIQTLFEEIARRLPANDMLMYSDSMASNIHLRNSHRITEDRRKKSSCCATKPPPQRSYSVT comes from the exons ATGTCAGTAAGGGAAGTCAAACTCTGTTTGCTGGGG GAGTCGGGAGTTGGCAAGTCGAGTATTGTACTGCGCTTTGTGAGAGACCAATACAAGGAGAACCTGGAGAGCACTATAGG TGCCTCTTTCATGACGAAGCAGGTTGTGTTGGATGGTAAGACATACATCTTCCAGATCTGGGACACAGCGGGCCAGGAGAAG TACAGATCTCTTGCGCCTATGTACTACAGAGGGGCAGCTGCAGCAATTGTGGTTTACGATGTGACTAGAGAA GCATCGTTTCCTGCAGTGAGGGACTGGATTAGGGAACTTCAGCGGGCTGCATCTGGCAACATTGTCCTCGCGATAGCGGGAAACAAGTGTGACCTCTCCGACCTACGGGAGGTGTCCAAACAGA AAGCCAAGGAGCTTGCTGAGGAACTTGGAGCCATTTTTACTGAAACCAGCGCGCTGACGTCGGCCAATATACAGACCCTGTTTGAGGAGATAG CACGCAGACTACCAGCAAATGATATGCTCATGTACAGCGACAGCATGGCCTCCAACATTCACCTGCGTAATTCCCATCGCATAACGGAGGATCGAAGGAAAAAGTCGTCCTGCTGTGCAACAAAACCTCCGCCCCAACGGTCTTATAGCGTCACATGA